From Candidatus Amoebophilus asiaticus 5a2, the proteins below share one genomic window:
- a CDS encoding IS5-like element ISCaa6 family transposase, giving the protein MHLTYTRISKYPYNFRRITGLRLETFDKLVQKVRPVFEKLEASKLRHGRRSHLPTLEDKLLCVLVYYRTYISHVFLGYLFNLHNANICRLLRKMEPLLAKKISIKKDRTLTPDKVLRILADVSEQPTQRPSKKQKKSYSGKKKRHTIKTEIVIREDGRILSVSKSHKGRVHDFKIRKGEKPLPKESLKLADSGYQGWQKLQSNVMIPYKKSRKRPLTKEQKDHNRKLASIRMKVEHKIREIKVFKIMAEVYRNFQKKYNLRFNIISGLINFKYAF; this is encoded by the coding sequence ATGCATTTAACCTACACCAGAATAAGCAAGTACCCATACAATTTTAGAAGAATAACTGGATTGAGGCTAGAAACATTTGATAAATTAGTTCAAAAAGTAAGGCCTGTCTTTGAAAAGTTAGAAGCGAGCAAGCTGCGCCATGGACGTCGGAGCCATTTACCTACCTTAGAGGATAAACTGCTCTGTGTTTTGGTATATTACCGCACCTATATTAGCCATGTATTTCTAGGCTACTTATTTAACTTACACAACGCTAACATATGCCGCTTGCTAAGAAAAATGGAGCCCTTACTAGCTAAGAAAATTAGCATTAAAAAAGATAGGACTTTAACCCCAGACAAGGTATTGCGCATATTAGCAGATGTAAGTGAACAGCCTACGCAAAGACCTAGTAAAAAGCAAAAGAAATCTTATTCAGGCAAGAAAAAGAGACATACCATAAAAACAGAGATAGTCATCAGAGAAGATGGGAGAATACTGTCTGTCTCCAAATCACATAAAGGAAGAGTGCATGACTTTAAAATCCGTAAAGGAGAAAAACCCTTACCTAAAGAAAGCTTAAAGCTGGCAGATAGTGGTTATCAAGGCTGGCAAAAGCTACAGAGCAATGTAATGATACCCTACAAAAAGAGCCGTAAGCGGCCATTAACCAAAGAGCAAAAAGACCATAACAGAAAGCTAGCCTCCATACGCATGAAGGTAGAGCATAAGATAAGAGAGATCAAGGTATTTAAAATTATGGCAGAGGTATACAGGAATTTTCAGAAAAAATATAACCTTCGCTTTAACATTATATCCGGGCTTATAAACTTCAAGTACGCTTTTTAA
- a CDS encoding ribonuclease HII produces MLKPYYTEDLLEAGCDEVGRGCLAGPVVAAAVILPKNYYHPLLNDSKKLSTAKRILLDSIIKEVAIAWAIGEATHEEIDQINIFNASCLAMHRAISQLGQLPQLLLIDGKYFNPYPNIPHQCIIDGDAQFNAIAAASILAKTYRDAYMHQLSIQYPDYGWEKNVGYPTVTHRKAIQELGLTPYHRKSYKLLAIQ; encoded by the coding sequence ATGCTTAAACCCTATTATACAGAAGACTTGCTAGAAGCTGGTTGCGATGAAGTAGGAAGAGGCTGCCTAGCAGGCCCTGTGGTAGCTGCTGCAGTTATTTTACCTAAAAATTATTACCACCCTCTGTTAAATGACTCCAAAAAGCTTAGCACAGCAAAAAGAATTTTGCTAGACAGCATCATTAAGGAAGTAGCTATTGCTTGGGCTATAGGAGAAGCAACCCACGAAGAGATTGACCAAATAAATATCTTCAATGCCTCTTGTTTAGCTATGCATCGAGCTATTAGCCAGCTAGGACAACTACCACAACTCTTGCTGATTGATGGAAAATATTTTAATCCTTATCCCAATATACCTCATCAATGTATCATAGATGGTGATGCTCAATTTAATGCTATCGCTGCTGCTTCTATTCTGGCAAAAACTTACAGAGATGCCTATATGCATCAATTATCAATACAGTATCCTGATTATGGTTGGGAAAAGAATGTAGGTTACCCTACAGTAACACACCGGAAAGCCATTCAAGAGCTGGGCCTTACCCCTTATCATCGTAAATCTTATAAACTGCTTGCAATACAATAA